The DNA sequence TGCTGTTCGCCTGCACATTGCTGACGAGAAGCGGGTACGAACCGTATTTTAGCGTGTCACCGCTAATGAGGATGTCGATGGCTTTGTCGCCAATATTAACGATTTTTGCTTGCGGTGTCACCTGGTCAACATCCGCTTCAGACGCGTCAAGTACTGTAAACAGGACTTGCGCCTGGTCGTTTCCGAAAATAAACTGACATCCAGAAAGAAGTACAATACTGATCGCTAGTACAACAACCATCCACTTTTTCCCCGTCACGGCTTTCTCCCCTCCTATATTATAGGACGATATAGAAGCCTATTCGGTTTCAATCGTTACGTTCTTTTCAAAAAAACCGCTGCCAAACGAATTTGACAGCGGTTGCGCGTTCTGTTTATAGCGCTTGCCGCGATCGCACACTGCTTAGCCACAACTGCTCTTCGACTCTTTTAGACCTTGTCGTTCTAAGCGCGGGTCGTTTGCCGACACTTTTACAGAGGTCGAAACGGCGTGCGCAATCGTCTTACTCACGTGAAACAACAGCTCGTCCACCTCGCGTTCGCTCTTTAAAAAAGCGCCGATTGTCGGATGGCGTTCCATTCGCTGTTGGAACGCACGCGCCTCTTTTTTTGCTTGATGATAATCCGGGTGATAGTGGCCAAACCGTTTGGCCTCTTCAAACAGCTGTTTCTTTTTTTGAAACGCTTGAATTAATTGCTGCGCCGACTCATCTTGGGCTAGTTGCCGCTTTAACTGTAAGTAGCGGGCGACAAGTGGCGTTTTAATTATTTCGTCAGAGACGCTGGAAGCCTCTGCTAAAATTTCAACAAAATCTAAGGAAGCCATCCCATATCCCCCCAAATTTATTGTAACAGCAAGCGCGCTATTTTGCACACTTTTTCTTAGTGCCGCTTGTAACCTTACGCTTTAAAACGTGGGGGTGCGTATGCGGATGTAGGTCATCTCACGCAACGGCAACTGCAGCTGCTGCGCGTCAGCAGCGACGCCTTCCACTAGCCATTCGCCGGCTGCGTTGAAAACCCGCGTCGGCCGGAACACCGTTCGTGTCGCCTCTTTTGTCGCTTGCCATTCGACGTCTAATTGTAACTCGAGGGCGCGGTTGACGATGTGCCGCAATGTCGACGGATGGTACTCGCGCAAGTCGCTCGTCCATACTTTCGGCAGCTGCGCCAAACGTGGAAGGGACTGCGCGACCGTTGGATACGTGTTGACGACTTCTAATTTTGGCCTCTTCCGGTCGTTCGATCGCGATCGGGTATGGTCGTTCAGGGGCGACAAGGCTACGGCGTCGGCGTCTTGCGTCCGCCACGCCGAACGGATCCCCGCCTGGACTAACTGTCGCTGTAGTGGCGCCCAATCGCTTTCTCGTACGAAAAACGCCTTTTCGCCTAGTTGCACCACGTTGCAGCCGTCCGCGATGATCGGCTCGCTAACTTTTTCCGTACGTTGTGTGCATTGACCGAACAGCTGGTTGATGCGAGCGGCGCTTTGCACAGTCGGACATTCGAGCAGCACGACGCGCTCACAGCGAATACACGCATACTGTTCTCCCCATTGGCGGATCGTCGCCGCAACATTTTGCGGGACGTCGGACACACTCGCAGCGCCGATGAACGAAACGATCTCTTCTGCCGTCCAGCCTGCGGCTAGCCCCCGCTGCACCGCTCTTTCGTTAAGCTCGTATACGCACATTTGCTCCGTTTTGATTAAATCGGCAAAGTGAGCGATTTGCCACCGCAGCGAGAGAGGGATGTGCAGCGGTAACAGCCATTCGAAATTCGCTTGCACGTAGCCGCGGTACTCAGCAGGTGCGATTGCTGCGCCGAACGGCGCAAAGGCGGACCAACGCCAATATGTGCCGCCACTATCCCCTTCACCCCATTCGAGCCAGCCAAAACCGAACAGCGGCTGCATCCATTCACCTTGCCATTCATCTTGCCAAATAGGCATTTCCGACGTACGTACCCAGCCGCGCTGTTGTTCCATCCACCAGACGAACGCTGCCATGTGTGGATGGGTCCCTAGTAGCATCGTTTTTATCGCCTCGTACAAGCTGTGCGCGGCATCGCGTAACTTTTGCCCCAGCCAGAGAGACAGGCGACGTGCGTCGAGACGCAACGTTCCTTCGCGTTCCGCTAGAAGGCCCATTTGCTGTGCGACTGTATAGACGAGGGCAAAGTTGCTCCCGCCCCCACTGTCGCAGCCTCTGTCGCTTCGATCGCTGTCTACCTTAGCAGCAGTAGGTAGCCAATTAGACGCCGTAAACGCTTTCTCCGGCATATCTAACTCGACGTCTAACTTGTGCACGGTCCGACGGTGTACCTCTCCTACCTGCGTTAACGGCAGTGGGTCGCGCGCAACCAACACGAGAAAATGAAAAAAGTCGTGCAATAGCCCCGGGGGAGCCAATTCGCGGACAGCGACTCCTTCTGCCGGTTCGCCTACCGGGTCATAAACCGTGCTGAGCCAAGCACTGCGAAGATCCGTCGGAAGCACGTACGCCGTTTCCCCCCAGCTTTGTCGAACCGCAAAAATGATACCGCGTTGCCGTAAGATGGTCAAGGCAATTGTAAAGGCAGTGCTAGGCAAAGGTAACGCCTTACTGGTCAGTTCGGAAAAAGTAAACGGGCGCGCGCCTATTTCCAGGGCAAACCAGCGTAAAACACGCTGTTCATCACCGTTTAACGCGTGCGCGTAAGTCTGCCAATAGGCGTGGTCGGCGAGACTTAGCGGCACTTGACTGCGGTTTAACGGCGCATGATGGGCAGCCATTTTCATTTGTACGTTATCAGACAACTGCTGCCAACACTCCGAGACGTTCATCGCGGTCATAGCCACTCCTCTTCCATGTCTTCGGCGTCGACGACTCGGTACGTATACCCTTGTTCGGCGAGAAACCGTTGCCGATTCAAGGCGTATGCTTGATCCACCGTCCCCCGGCTAACAATGGTGTAAAAATAGGCGCGGTTATTTTTTTTCGGACGTAAAATGCGACCTAACCGCTGCGCTTCTTCTTGCCGTGATCCGAACGAACCGGACAGCTGTACGGCGACAGTCGCTTCTGGTAAATCGACGGCAAAATTGGCCACTTTTGAGACGATGAGGATACGCAAAATCCCTAGGCGAAACTGGCGGTACAGCTCTTCGCGCGCTGCTTGTGCCGTGCGACCGGTGATCAGCGGTGCGCCGATTTCCGTCGCAATGAGCTCGAGCTGCTGTAAATATTGCCCGATGATGAGGATCTGGTGGTTGTTATGGCGTGCGATAATGCGCTTTAAGACGCCGATTTTGCGCGGGTTTTCACACGCTACCCGGTATTTTTGCCGCGCTCCCGCCTTTGCGTAGGCACGACGCCTGTCATACGTTAACGGTGTGCGCACTTCGAGACACGTCGCGGTCGCAAGCCACCCACCCGTCTCTAGCGCCTTCCACGACACATCCATCTTTTTCGGCCCGACGAGTGAAAAGACGTCTTCCTCGCGCCCGTCTTCGCGTACGAGTGTCGCGGTCAAGCCGAGGCGCCGTTTCGCCTGAATGGAAGCAGTAGCGCGAAAGACGGGAGCCGGCAGTAAATGAACTTCATCGTAAATAATTAAGCCCCAGTCCCTCTCTGCAAACAACTGCATATGGGAAAAGGGCTGCTCTTTGCCCTCTCGGTGTGTCAATATTTGATACGTCGCCACGGTAATCGGCTTCACTTCTTTCGCCGCACCGGTATATTCGCCAACGAAATCCCGCGGCACATCTGTTTTTTCTAATATTTCGCGGATCCACTGCCTGACGGACGTTGCATTCGGCGTTAGAATGAGTGTTTCACACTCTACTTTTTCCATAATACCGAGCCCGATGATCGTTTTACCGGCGCCACACGGTAAGACGAGTAGCCCGCTCCCCCCCGCCATTGACCCCTCACGATAAAAGGCGTCAACCGCTGCTCGCTGATAGGGGCGAAGCGCGAACGGTTTTCCGGAAGCCGTCTGTTTGAGTTGAATCGGCAGCCGTTCCCCTGTTGCATATCCGGCGCGATCTTCGACAGGGTAGCCTAATTTGAGCAACTGCTGTTTCACGCGGCCCCGCGCGGCCGCGTCGATTTCGACACTGTCAGTGCAACCGACATGTCCCTCGCCGACCGTATGATCGACAGCGAAACAGCCTCTGAGCGTTGGTTCAGTCACGAGTTTTCCCAACACAGACGGCTCTTTTGCCACGAGGAATATCTTTGTCCCCCGCTTTTCTAAGTAAAAGAGGCCGTAACGATTCATTTGCGTTTCTATTTCCCGTATAAGGGTGAGCGGAATGTCGAATTTGCTCCACTGTGTGAGACAGTGGACGACCTCGCTCGCACTCATAGTTGCCGCAGCGGCATTCCACAAGGAGAGTGGCGTTAACCGGTACGTATGTAAATGCGCCGGACTCTTTACAAGTTCGGCAAAAGTCGCTAGCTCTTCGCGAACTTTCGTCGCCACAGGATGGTCTGTCTCTAGTAAGACCGTATGATCGCTCTGCACAATCAAAGGATTGTTTGGTCGATAGTGCAACCTTTCTCACTCCCAATCGTCTTTATGAATAGCATGGTTCCGAGCGAACCTTTTTATCCATAAAACAGGGAGACTAGTAACGCTAACAGGAAAAATAGCGCAAAAGGTGGTATCAATAGTAATGAAGAGAAGTATAATAAAGCACACAGGACTATTACTAATGTTCGCGATTTTGTTTGTGGTCATCGGGTGTGGTTCACAGGTACCTGCTGCTGACACAAAAACAGACGACAAAGGGGGAACCACTGAAATGGACAAAGAAACAAAGGAAACCCTCGACTTTACGCAAGAGGAAACGACGCACTTGCCGGACAAGGTCGCTGCCGAGGCAGAAAAGCTCGCGCGCGCTAACAAGGACGGCGGTGAGCTAGCGATCCACGACGGCGAACGCACCTATTTTATTGTCGCGCTCGGGGAGCGGCCGACAGGTGGGTTTACGATACAAGTCGTCAAAGTTGAGAAGGAAGACGGACACGTGCACGTTTACGCCGCGGAAGAAGCGCCAGCGAAAGATGCGTTTGTGACACAAGTCATTTCTTATCCGTACACAGTCGTCTCTGTCGAAGGGGAGTATGCGAAAGACGATGTCACGTTTCACGTCGAAGGAACAGAAAAGGCGAAAGAAACGAGTATGACGAACGATCAGTAGTGGAACAGAACGCAACACGACATAAGTGCTGCGTTCTGTTCCTTTTAATCTTTCCGTTCTTTTTCGCGGTCAGGCGTATCTTCAGGGTTAGGGACATCCGTCGTCGGGGGCGACAATATTTCTGGATCCGGTTTAGGGCTATATATTTCGGGTTCGCCCATCGGATTGCCGATGTCAGGTATTTTCAAAAAGAGCACGTGCGGACCCCTCCTTTGCGTAGTACGCTTATTTTAACCGCTCCATCAAAAATTATGTTCCATTTGTGGCATCAAAAAATAAAAGAGGAGCACTTAGCTCCCCGATTGCTCACTTTCTTCTTTTGTCTTATACCACGCCGAATCGGGTGAAGATGACGATTCGTGGGGATCGTACGGCTGCCAATACGGTGGTCGACCATACGGATTGGCCACATATCCGTGCGGTGCGGGCGCTGTGGGTGCATAACCGTAAGTTGTCGCCCGTCGCTCACGACCGTACGGATCGTAATAATTGCCATACGGCATCCCCGGATAAAAGCCATTCTCCATTGGAAAACGGGATGCGGCGCCGCTGTGCGTGCCACTGGGCATACCCGAATGCTTGCCTATACCTGCCGGGTGACTGCCGATCCCTGCTTGAAAGCGCTTGTGGCCGCCGTAATCACTTTGGTAACTGCTATTCATACCGGGGTAGCCGCCGTACATCCAAGGGTAACCACCTGGCCGACCGTCGTAGTGGCCATACATCCAAGGGTAACCACCTGGCCGACTGTCGTAATGGCCGTACATCCAAGGGTAACGACCTGGCCAACTGTCGTCGCCGTACATCCAAGGATTGCCGCCCGGCCGACCGTCGTATCCGCCGTGCATCCACGGATAGGCGCCGTACATCCAAGGGTAACCACCCTGTATGCCGTGGTAGCCGCTTCCCTCAGGAATCGGCTGATTTACCCCGGCTTGCCACTTATTTTCGCGACTTTCATCATTGTGAACCAATCGCCTTCCCTCCCACTATAAATTAGTTTTATCTCGTGTTTCCTCACTCATTCACCGTATTTCAGCCCTTGACATTTGAGTGTGATGGATAATAAGTGCATAACTGTGTTTTTATGGGATCGGGGTTTGGTGCGGGAACAGAGAAATAACACTAAATTCCATATTCCCCCAGTCATTATGCGATGATCGCACCCTGGATCTCCACTTTCACCCTTGCGGTTTACCCTCCCATGTCACACGGGGTCTATTGCCCTTACATTCCTTCGTTCTACCTCTCAAGGGGTGGAGGCCGCTTCTTGCTCCCTTACTGGGTCGTTGCCCTTATGGAAATTGTACTGCGGCTACTCCGTGCTTCAGTTGTCTTTGCCTTCCCTACGGAAAAACTTAAGGTCACACGACGATTGGCTAATTCGTTTTAAGCAGCCATCTGTAACTGTTGCTGGCGCACTGGACCCAGAACATCCTTCGCATCATACGCAATCTGCCTCGTACCGAGCGTATGCAGAACTTTGATCAGTTTGCAGCATAGGGCAATAAGCGATTGCTTCTTTTTCAGGGGATTGTGACGACGTGTCGTGTAGTAACGATGCATCGCTTTAAACTCGGCATTTTTAGCGACCATCGGGAGGACACATCGGAATAGCAGGGCACGTAACCTTGCACGTCCTCGTTTACTAATACTCGCTTTCCCCTTCTTCTTGCCTGAGCTATTCTCTTTGAGATTCAACCCCGCCAAGCGGATGATTTGTTGCCCGTGGTCGTAGTCATTTAAATCACCCACTTCTGCTAGAAAACCAGCGAGTGTGACAATGCCCACACCGGGAATGGTCATCATTGCTTCGGTACCGGGGATTTTCTCAAGCAGTTGCTCCACTTGCCGCATGATCTCTTCTAGTTGGTCAGCTAACAAGGTGTACTGATCTAGCAGCATCGAACATTCAATCTTCGCGGCATACATGCCTTCTGTAAGCCCGATAGAAGTTGTCGCTACTTTCACCAACTTCTCGGCGCGCTTTATCCCGACAGCCCGCTTCACTTCCGATTTCCAATGCTTGAGAATGGCTTCGGCGCCTAAAGCGACAATCTCATTGGGCATTGGAAATTCACGCAAGGTCATTAGCGATGCTTTGCCTTCCCAGTCTTTAAACACTTGATGGTACTCAGGGAAGAAGCGGTCTAGCCAGTTCTGAATACGCAGTTTTGCTTGATTAAAGTTCACCATTACTTTTTCTCGCAGGTTCATGATGATCCGTAAATCGGCATAAACCTGTGTCGGGAACTTCGGTTCAGCGTAGTGACCGTTGCGGATAAGATCCGCGATCACTTTGGCATCTTTGTAGTCGTTTTTCGTCGGTGAGTTGTCTTCCAACTCTTTACTTCGGTTGACATGATGTGGGTTAACCACAACGACTTTGATGCCTTCTTCTTTTAAAAATGCCGCTAAAGGAAACCAATAGTGTCCAGTTGGTTCAACGCCAAACAGCACATCTGTTTTGTTGTGAACCTGTTTTAAGTCCTTCATCCACTTCACCAGTTTGGTTAGCCCTTGGTGCGTATTCTCGAACACGCAGTCTTTTCCGAGTTCGATCCCCCGAAAGTCGATCGCACGAGCGACGTGTGTCTGCTTGGCAATGTCTGCCCCAACGATTAAGGTTTTTTCGGTCATGCGTAAAATGCGTTGATTTTTCTTCTGTTTCATCTTATACTTCATGTGAGTGTCTCCTTTTGCCTTGGGATGAATGAGTGTAGCGCTACATTCTAACCCAAGCTTACTGGAGGCACTTTTTTTGTGCAAACCTCAAATTAATTCATTACAGGAATGGCTCCCTGTCATTAAAATATGAGAAGACTGTTTGGCCCAATTACAGTAATCGTTTCGCGATGGCAATACAGTGGCGTTCGCATTGCGCTGTCAGATACCGTTAATGAACTCACGGATCCATGATCGGACAAATGAAACATATCATTTTTATCCGGATGCAACATTCGCGCCCGTCGACGCGCAGCGTGATGTAGTCTTGTGCGACCTCCTTCAATACGCCCTTCAACGTTTTACAATCAGTCGCTACCTCGCACCTGTGCCCGAGAAAGCGGTGAATCCGCTCTACAAAAAACGGCTCTTTCGGGTGATGGTAGTGGTGCTGACGATGGCGATGGGGACGATGGTGAAACGGCATATACGGCGGTCGATGCATTTTTTTCATGTGACTGCTCGATTCGAACGGCATCATGGGCTTCTTCTCCCCCATAATTGACCTCCTCCATAGTAAAATGTGCCTCTCATCCGCCGATGACTATCGACACTTATACGATATGCAGGAGCCTGCCGTGTTGCCTGGGCATTTGCTTAAACTGCTGCGAGCGCTTGTTTTAGGCGGTGAATATCGTCCATGAGAGCGTTAAATTCCGGAATCGTGAGCGATTGCGGCCCGTCGGACAACGCCTTCTCCGGCTCGGGATGCACTTCGACGATCAACCCGTCCGCCCCGGCGACGATCGCCGATTTAGCCATCGGCGGGACGTAGCGCCGTTTGCCGACGCCGTGGCTCGGATCGACGACGACGGGTAAGTGGCTTAAATGTTTCACGACCGGCACGGCACTCAAGTCGAGCGTGTTACGCGTGTACGTTTCAAACGTGCGAATGCCGCGCTCGCACAAAATGACATTCGGATTGCCCTCACTTAGAATGTATTCCGCCGACATGAGCCACTCTTCGATCGTCGAGGATAGGCCGCGTTTTAATAGGACTGGCTTCGTCGTACGACCGATCTTTTTCAGCAGGTG is a window from the Numidum massiliense genome containing:
- a CDS encoding DNA repair helicase XPB, with translation MHYRPNNPLIVQSDHTVLLETDHPVATKVREELATFAELVKSPAHLHTYRLTPLSLWNAAAATMSASEVVHCLTQWSKFDIPLTLIREIETQMNRYGLFYLEKRGTKIFLVAKEPSVLGKLVTEPTLRGCFAVDHTVGEGHVGCTDSVEIDAAARGRVKQQLLKLGYPVEDRAGYATGERLPIQLKQTASGKPFALRPYQRAAVDAFYREGSMAGGSGLLVLPCGAGKTIIGLGIMEKVECETLILTPNATSVRQWIREILEKTDVPRDFVGEYTGAAKEVKPITVATYQILTHREGKEQPFSHMQLFAERDWGLIIYDEVHLLPAPVFRATASIQAKRRLGLTATLVREDGREEDVFSLVGPKKMDVSWKALETGGWLATATCLEVRTPLTYDRRRAYAKAGARQKYRVACENPRKIGVLKRIIARHNNHQILIIGQYLQQLELIATEIGAPLITGRTAQAAREELYRQFRLGILRILIVSKVANFAVDLPEATVAVQLSGSFGSRQEEAQRLGRILRPKKNNRAYFYTIVSRGTVDQAYALNRQRFLAEQGYTYRVVDAEDMEEEWL
- a CDS encoding DUF2642 domain-containing protein, with protein sequence MGEKKPMMPFESSSHMKKMHRPPYMPFHHRPHRHRQHHYHHPKEPFFVERIHRFLGHRCEVATDCKTLKGVLKEVAQDYITLRVDGRECCIRIKMICFICPIMDP
- a CDS encoding protease complex subunit PrcB family protein, giving the protein MDKETKETLDFTQEETTHLPDKVAAEAEKLARANKDGGELAIHDGERTYFIVALGERPTGGFTIQVVKVEKEDGHVHVYAAEEAPAKDAFVTQVISYPYTVVSVEGEYAKDDVTFHVEGTEKAKETSMTNDQ
- a CDS encoding helicase-associated domain-containing protein produces the protein MTAMNVSECWQQLSDNVQMKMAAHHAPLNRSQVPLSLADHAYWQTYAHALNGDEQRVLRWFALEIGARPFTFSELTSKALPLPSTAFTIALTILRQRGIIFAVRQSWGETAYVLPTDLRSAWLSTVYDPVGEPAEGVAVRELAPPGLLHDFFHFLVLVARDPLPLTQVGEVHRRTVHKLDVELDMPEKAFTASNWLPTAAKVDSDRSDRGCDSGGGSNFALVYTVAQQMGLLAEREGTLRLDARRLSLWLGQKLRDAAHSLYEAIKTMLLGTHPHMAAFVWWMEQQRGWVRTSEMPIWQDEWQGEWMQPLFGFGWLEWGEGDSGGTYWRWSAFAPFGAAIAPAEYRGYVQANFEWLLPLHIPLSLRWQIAHFADLIKTEQMCVYELNERAVQRGLAAGWTAEEIVSFIGAASVSDVPQNVAATIRQWGEQYACIRCERVVLLECPTVQSAARINQLFGQCTQRTEKVSEPIIADGCNVVQLGEKAFFVRESDWAPLQRQLVQAGIRSAWRTQDADAVALSPLNDHTRSRSNDRKRPKLEVVNTYPTVAQSLPRLAQLPKVWTSDLREYHPSTLRHIVNRALELQLDVEWQATKEATRTVFRPTRVFNAAGEWLVEGVAADAQQLQLPLREMTYIRIRTPTF
- a CDS encoding IS110 family RNA-guided transposase translates to MKYKMKQKKNQRILRMTEKTLIVGADIAKQTHVARAIDFRGIELGKDCVFENTHQGLTKLVKWMKDLKQVHNKTDVLFGVEPTGHYWFPLAAFLKEEGIKVVVVNPHHVNRSKELEDNSPTKNDYKDAKVIADLIRNGHYAEPKFPTQVYADLRIIMNLREKVMVNFNQAKLRIQNWLDRFFPEYHQVFKDWEGKASLMTLREFPMPNEIVALGAEAILKHWKSEVKRAVGIKRAEKLVKVATTSIGLTEGMYAAKIECSMLLDQYTLLADQLEEIMRQVEQLLEKIPGTEAMMTIPGVGIVTLAGFLAEVGDLNDYDHGQQIIRLAGLNLKENSSGKKKGKASISKRGRARLRALLFRCVLPMVAKNAEFKAMHRYYTTRRHNPLKKKQSLIALCCKLIKVLHTLGTRQIAYDAKDVLGPVRQQQLQMAA
- a CDS encoding YlbF family regulator is translated as MASLDFVEILAEASSVSDEIIKTPLVARYLQLKRQLAQDESAQQLIQAFQKKKQLFEEAKRFGHYHPDYHQAKKEARAFQQRMERHPTIGAFLKSEREVDELLFHVSKTIAHAVSTSVKVSANDPRLERQGLKESKSSCG